The following is a genomic window from Clostridiales bacterium.
AGTAAATGACTTACATCAGATTATTACTAAAATAGCTAATGATAACGGTTTTGAAATTTTAGAATATAATACTGACCAAGATCATGTACATATGCTTATAAGTTGTTCTCCGCAACATTTTATTCCAGATATTATGAAGGCCATGAAGGGAGTTTCTGCAAGGCTTCTTATGAAAAAACATGGAAACTATTTAAGAAAGAAACTTTGGGGAGGACATCTTTGGAATCCTTCGTATTTTATAGCTACTGTTTCAGAGAATACGGAAGAACAAGTTAAACAATATATTAAGTCGCAAGGTAATAAAAAATCTACTTAAAGGAAGGGGGGCTTGGCGATGAAAATTATGACAACATATAAGGTAAAAAT
Proteins encoded in this region:
- the tnpA gene encoding IS200/IS605 family transposase, producing MTTEVKTGRGYVYCLHYHVVWCVKYRHKVMTKEIVNDLHQIITKIANDNGFEILEYNTDQDHVHMLISCSPQHFIPDIMKAMKGVSARLLMKKHGNYLRKKLWGGHLWNPSYFIATVSENTEEQVKQYIKSQGNKKST